Proteins encoded by one window of Anaerosalibacter sp. Marseille-P3206:
- a CDS encoding amidohydrolase has protein sequence MTILIKNVTLLPMGKTLEPIENTNIYIEGDSIKHIGDIREDLKVKKTIDASGKVAIPGLVNGHTHISMSLLRNFADDVPLHEWLTQKIWPVEANLTAEDVYWGAMLSIVEMIRSGVTCYSDMYFFMEEVGKATIESGIRGVLSRGTIEEDDEKVNKGKIDYTRQLYKDFHGTGDGRIKVMVAPHAPYTCSPSYLEKLIELADELKTGLHIHLSETKKEVEDSFKLYGKSPIKHVYDLGLFKYPTLAAHCVHISDEDIDILSENSVNVVNNPGSNLKLASGFAPVEKMLNKGVNVALGTDGSSSNNNLNMFEEMNLAALINKPVNESAISIPAIKAIEMATINGAKALSWEREIGSIEEGKKADLILIDMNKPHLCPRHNIVSAIAYSCQASDVETVIVDGKIIMENYEIKTIDVEKVMYNAEKAAHSLVNR, from the coding sequence ATGACTATTTTAATTAAGAATGTAACATTATTACCTATGGGAAAAACATTAGAGCCAATAGAAAATACCAATATATACATAGAAGGAGATTCTATTAAACACATTGGAGATATAAGAGAAGATTTAAAAGTTAAAAAGACAATAGATGCATCGGGAAAAGTTGCTATTCCAGGTCTTGTAAATGGACATACTCATATTTCCATGTCTTTACTAAGAAACTTTGCTGATGATGTACCATTGCATGAATGGTTAACACAAAAGATTTGGCCAGTAGAAGCAAATTTAACTGCTGAAGATGTTTATTGGGGAGCAATGTTAAGTATTGTAGAAATGATTAGATCTGGTGTGACATGCTATTCAGATATGTACTTTTTCATGGAAGAAGTGGGAAAGGCTACAATAGAATCAGGAATTAGAGGAGTACTATCTAGAGGAACTATTGAAGAAGATGATGAAAAGGTTAATAAGGGGAAAATAGATTATACAAGACAATTATATAAAGATTTTCACGGAACTGGAGATGGAAGGATAAAGGTAATGGTAGCACCTCATGCACCTTATACATGTAGTCCAAGTTATTTAGAAAAACTTATAGAATTAGCAGATGAACTAAAAACAGGATTACACATTCATCTTTCAGAAACTAAAAAAGAAGTAGAAGATAGTTTCAAATTATATGGCAAATCACCAATCAAACATGTATATGATTTGGGATTATTTAAATATCCAACATTAGCAGCACATTGTGTTCATATTTCTGATGAGGATATAGATATATTGAGTGAAAACAGTGTAAATGTTGTAAACAACCCAGGTAGCAATTTAAAACTTGCTAGTGGATTTGCACCTGTAGAGAAAATGCTAAACAAAGGAGTAAATGTAGCATTAGGTACAGATGGTTCTTCTAGCAATAACAATTTAAATATGTTTGAAGAAATGAATCTAGCTGCACTTATTAACAAACCAGTAAACGAAAGTGCTATATCTATTCCAGCTATCAAGGCAATAGAAATGGCTACAATAAATGGTGCAAAGGCATTAAGTTGGGAAAGGGAAATAGGTTCAATAGAAGAAGGAAAGAAGGCTGATCTAATCCTTATAGATATGAACAAACCCCATCTATGCCCAAGACACAATATTGTTTCAGCTATAGCTTATTCTTGCCAAGCATCTGATGTTGAAACTGTAATAGTAGACGGAAAAATAATAATGGAAAACTATGAAATCAAAACAATAGATGTAGAAAAAGTAATGTACAACGCAGAAAAAGCTGCTCACAGCCTAGTAAACAGATAA
- a CDS encoding type II toxin-antitoxin system RelE/ParE family toxin: MVKWSKIAIDDLRGIYDYISKDSVVYAKKVINEIINKTDYLEEYPNIGRAVPELSNERIRELMIYSYRMIYQVENGDVEILTLVHSRKNFYLEIE; the protein is encoded by the coding sequence ATGGTAAAGTGGTCAAAAATTGCCATTGATGATTTAAGAGGAATATATGATTATATTTCAAAGGATTCAGTGGTTTATGCTAAGAAAGTTATTAATGAAATAATAAATAAAACGGACTATTTAGAAGAATACCCCAATATAGGTAGAGCCGTTCCTGAGTTGAGCAATGAAAGAATAAGAGAATTAATGATTTATTCTTATAGAATGATATATCAAGTAGAGAATGGGGATGTTGAAATATTAACCTTAGTTCATTCAAGGAAGAACTTCTATTTAGAAATCGAATAA
- a CDS encoding GNAT family N-acetyltransferase — translation MEVIGDKIDLRSFTRENWHQFWMNYVADPVMDPNEYIYDSHQVDIKFNRSIERESWYPDIGIFLKNGEPIGNMNLKRIDYEQSKCELGIILVNDSVKGKGYGSEAVSLLIDYTFNNLGLNKIYADTMGSNIKMQKIFSKLGFRFIDRVEHCYDMNGRWEDKLIYVLERKNRNSI, via the coding sequence TTGGAAGTCATTGGAGATAAAATAGATCTTAGATCATTTACAAGAGAAAATTGGCATCAATTTTGGATGAACTATGTTGCAGATCCAGTGATGGATCCTAATGAATACATCTATGATAGTCATCAAGTAGACATTAAATTTAATAGAAGTATAGAACGGGAAAGTTGGTATCCAGATATCGGGATTTTTCTAAAAAATGGAGAACCAATAGGAAATATGAATCTTAAAAGAATTGATTATGAGCAAAGTAAGTGTGAGCTTGGAATAATTCTTGTTAATGACAGTGTGAAAGGGAAAGGATATGGTTCTGAAGCTGTTTCGTTGCTCATTGACTATACATTTAATAATCTAGGCTTAAATAAGATATATGCAGATACTATGGGCTCTAATATTAAAATGCAAAAAATATTTAGTAAACTTGGATTTAGATTTATAGATAGAGTTGAACATTGCTATGATATGAATGGTAGATGGGAAGACAAGCTTATTTATGTGCTTGAACGAAAAAATAGAAATTCTATTTAG
- the mtnA gene encoding S-methyl-5-thioribose-1-phosphate isomerase yields the protein MEIKTLEFKDEKLFLVDQRKLPNSYEIFVCETYKDVDFAIKDMVVRGAPAIGASGAYGVVLGAKEFKSLDKDAFTTKMKEVLEVLNVSRPTAVNLMWGIKRMRSVLEDNIELSPEEIYEKLKEEGNKIAKEDVEINKAMGKHGNTLVPEKATILTHCNAGALATVGFGTALGVIREAFYSGKDIFVYADETRPRLQGAKLTSWELVKEGIPCNLIPDNVAATLIRDGKIDLIVVGADRIASNGDTANKIGTFMLSVVAKAYNVPMYIAAPISTIDFDIETGKDIVIEERDEKEVTHINGVQIAPEGVKVYNPSFDVTPNENITAIITEKGVIRPPFKENLSKLR from the coding sequence ATGGAGATAAAAACTCTTGAATTTAAAGACGAAAAACTTTTCCTAGTAGATCAAAGAAAACTTCCAAATTCCTATGAAATATTTGTATGTGAAACCTACAAGGATGTGGATTTTGCTATAAAAGATATGGTAGTGAGGGGAGCTCCAGCAATTGGTGCTAGTGGAGCTTATGGAGTGGTATTAGGAGCTAAGGAATTCAAATCATTAGACAAAGATGCTTTCACTACAAAAATGAAAGAAGTGCTAGAAGTATTAAACGTATCTAGACCTACTGCAGTGAATTTAATGTGGGGAATAAAGAGGATGAGAAGTGTATTAGAAGATAATATAGAATTATCCCCAGAAGAGATATATGAAAAGCTAAAAGAAGAAGGAAATAAAATAGCCAAAGAAGATGTAGAAATAAATAAGGCAATGGGGAAACACGGCAATACCTTAGTGCCAGAAAAGGCAACTATTCTAACCCATTGCAATGCAGGAGCATTGGCTACTGTTGGATTTGGCACAGCTTTAGGAGTTATAAGGGAGGCTTTTTATTCAGGTAAGGATATATTTGTATATGCAGATGAAACAAGACCTAGACTACAAGGGGCAAAACTTACAAGCTGGGAATTAGTTAAAGAAGGAATACCTTGCAATCTTATTCCTGACAATGTTGCTGCAACCCTTATAAGAGATGGAAAGATTGATTTAATAGTTGTTGGTGCGGATAGAATAGCTTCCAATGGAGATACAGCCAACAAAATAGGAACATTCATGTTGTCAGTTGTGGCAAAGGCATATAATGTACCAATGTACATTGCAGCTCCAATATCAACTATTGATTTTGATATTGAAACAGGAAAAGATATAGTAATTGAAGAAAGAGATGAAAAAGAAGTAACTCATATAAATGGAGTGCAAATTGCTCCTGAAGGGGTAAAAGTGTACAATCCTTCATTTGATGTAACACCAAATGAAAATATTACAGCAATAATAACAGAAAAGGGAGTCATAAGACCACCATTCAAAGAAAACTTAAGCAAACTCAGATAA
- a CDS encoding nucleoside deaminase, with protein MWKYLEKPWQEAFEMAWEAYKKGTIPIGCIIVTKEGEIVSKGRNRIYDNSTEHPLAGTNMAHAEMTAMLGLREPEHADIRNYILYTTMEPCPMCFGTMVMMNIRHIRYGARDGFAGATTLNDKLDYIKDKKIDIKCGIDEIEAFQLILQSAYEYKRQHPRTEFILETWREVNELGVKYGKKLNELQYFEQAVKENKPIHKIYDEVIEGYFAHKIYKI; from the coding sequence ATGTGGAAGTATTTAGAAAAACCATGGCAAGAAGCATTTGAAATGGCGTGGGAAGCTTATAAAAAGGGCACTATACCTATCGGATGTATAATTGTAACAAAAGAAGGCGAAATAGTATCAAAAGGAAGAAATAGAATTTATGATAATAGTACTGAACATCCCCTTGCTGGAACCAATATGGCTCATGCAGAAATGACAGCAATGTTGGGATTGCGTGAACCAGAACATGCGGATATAAGAAATTATATACTTTATACAACTATGGAACCATGTCCTATGTGTTTTGGAACAATGGTAATGATGAATATACGCCATATTCGTTATGGAGCTAGAGATGGATTTGCAGGTGCAACTACATTAAACGATAAGTTAGACTACATTAAAGATAAGAAAATAGATATAAAATGTGGGATAGATGAGATAGAGGCTTTTCAGCTGATATTACAAAGTGCATATGAGTATAAACGTCAACATCCAAGAACAGAGTTCATATTAGAAACATGGAGAGAAGTAAATGAGTTAGGTGTAAAATACGGAAAAAAACTAAATGAGTTACAGTATTTTGAACAAGCAGTTAAGGAAAATAAGCCTATACATAAAATTTATGATGAAGTAATTGAAGGATATTTTGCACATAAGATATATAAGATATAA
- a CDS encoding MATE family efflux transporter, which produces MNQINNELLTGDLRKNLLKISIPTMLGFVLQAVYDIVDMIWIGRISAAAVAGVTIFSTVFWIVSVLNEIIGSSSISLVSQSYGSGNSERTVRIVEQTLTFKALVAIIAAVIMLFTLKPLLGFFTDEADVLKAALDYGYIRIFFLPIMFSSYSVNTSLRCLGDAKTPMYIMIVAAIVNIFLDPLFMFSHFPGTNIPGLNLGVFGAGLATVISTIVAFTLGFVILIKGTDKVKITLKGLFTLDWGIDKKLLTIGFPSGMEVLSRNLASVFTLKFVSQYGTNTVAAMGIGGRLFNFAFMPIFGIVMGSSTIIGQCLGAEDVKRAKDTAKFSALLNFIMMSIVSLIAILFPRQVMRIFIDDVNVIEVGKSMIQIMIPALALGGAAMGLGSVFPGSGHNLPLLLSSLISRWGVQIPLLFLTTRVLNLSVLYVWGSFIIADAIEMLIVFISYKKGTWETKRV; this is translated from the coding sequence ATGAACCAAATAAACAATGAACTACTTACAGGAGATTTACGAAAAAATCTCCTTAAAATTTCTATCCCTACAATGCTCGGTTTTGTACTACAAGCAGTATACGATATAGTAGATATGATATGGATTGGACGTATATCTGCAGCTGCTGTAGCAGGAGTTACAATATTTTCAACTGTATTTTGGATTGTTTCTGTATTAAACGAAATAATAGGATCTAGCTCTATTTCTCTAGTATCCCAAAGTTATGGTAGTGGTAACAGCGAAAGAACTGTGAGAATAGTTGAACAAACACTTACCTTTAAAGCTCTAGTTGCAATAATTGCTGCTGTTATTATGCTATTTACACTAAAACCTCTTTTAGGTTTTTTCACTGATGAAGCGGATGTTTTGAAAGCTGCATTAGACTATGGCTATATACGAATATTCTTTTTACCGATTATGTTTTCATCTTATTCAGTAAATACATCCTTAAGATGCCTAGGTGATGCAAAAACACCAATGTATATAATGATAGTAGCTGCAATCGTTAATATATTTTTAGATCCATTGTTTATGTTTAGTCATTTTCCTGGAACCAATATTCCTGGTCTTAACTTAGGTGTATTTGGTGCTGGACTTGCAACAGTTATTTCTACTATTGTAGCTTTTACTTTAGGTTTTGTTATATTAATTAAAGGAACTGATAAAGTAAAAATTACTCTTAAAGGTCTATTTACTTTAGATTGGGGAATAGATAAAAAGCTTTTAACAATAGGTTTTCCATCTGGTATGGAAGTTCTTTCAAGAAACTTAGCTAGCGTATTTACGCTTAAATTTGTTTCTCAATACGGTACTAATACCGTTGCTGCCATGGGAATTGGAGGTAGACTTTTCAACTTTGCCTTTATGCCTATATTTGGGATTGTAATGGGTAGTAGTACTATTATCGGCCAATGTCTAGGTGCTGAAGATGTAAAAAGAGCTAAAGATACTGCTAAATTTTCTGCACTACTTAATTTCATAATGATGAGTATTGTATCATTGATTGCAATATTGTTCCCTCGCCAAGTTATGAGGATATTTATAGATGATGTAAATGTAATAGAGGTAGGTAAATCTATGATTCAGATAATGATACCTGCATTAGCTCTTGGAGGAGCTGCCATGGGATTAGGTTCAGTTTTTCCAGGATCAGGACACAATCTCCCACTTTTACTATCTAGTTTAATATCTAGATGGGGAGTTCAAATACCACTACTTTTCCTAACAACAAGAGTATTAAATCTATCAGTACTATATGTTTGGGGAAGCTTTATAATAGCTGATGCTATTGAAATGTTGATAGTGTTTATATCCTACAAAAAAGGTACTTGGGAAACTAAAAGAGTATGA
- a CDS encoding S-methyl-5'-thioinosine phosphorylase, translated as MEKAIIGGTGVYDVGEETYIKMVNTEYGEVQVEVVKVKGEEIVFLPRHGKGHSVPPHLINYRANMKALSELGVKYIYATVAVGSMNENYVPGDIVVISDFIDFTKSRPMTFYEGGKEGVIHTDMSDPYCKNLRNVFYSMAKRENVPIKGEGVYVCTEGPRFETASEIKMYRKLGGDVVGMTNVPEVVLAKELGMCYQAVGIISNWCTGVEPTGITIHDIAGAMEGKKELVTNLFINALLEELNQENCTCNSSLIKL; from the coding sequence GTGGAAAAGGCTATTATTGGCGGTACTGGCGTATATGATGTAGGAGAGGAAACTTACATAAAAATGGTCAATACAGAATACGGTGAAGTTCAAGTTGAGGTAGTAAAGGTTAAGGGTGAAGAGATAGTTTTTCTTCCACGTCATGGAAAAGGCCATTCAGTTCCTCCACATTTGATTAACTATAGGGCCAATATGAAGGCTTTAAGTGAATTGGGTGTAAAATACATCTATGCTACTGTAGCAGTAGGTTCTATGAATGAAAACTATGTTCCTGGAGATATAGTTGTTATAAGTGACTTTATAGACTTTACAAAATCAAGACCTATGACATTCTATGAAGGTGGAAAAGAGGGAGTTATCCATACAGATATGTCTGATCCTTATTGTAAAAACTTAAGAAATGTATTTTATAGCATGGCAAAAAGAGAAAATGTCCCAATAAAAGGTGAGGGAGTATATGTTTGTACAGAAGGCCCTAGGTTTGAAACTGCAAGTGAAATAAAGATGTATAGAAAACTAGGTGGAGATGTAGTAGGTATGACTAATGTACCTGAAGTTGTTTTAGCTAAGGAACTTGGCATGTGCTACCAAGCTGTAGGAATAATAAGCAACTGGTGTACAGGTGTAGAACCAACTGGTATAACAATCCACGACATAGCTGGAGCTATGGAAGGTAAAAAGGAATTGGTGACAAATTTATTTATAAATGCTCTATTAGAAGAATTAAATCAAGAAAATTGTACTTGTAATAGTTCACTTATCAAGTTGTAA
- a CDS encoding class II aldolase/adducin family protein: MYEKERMEVINTGIEMAKTSLVVGTWGNISKRIDDNLIAITPSGMDYYSLKPEDITILNMDGEVVDGERKPSIEYNMHLEIYKNRSEVGAVVHTHSTYCTALAMARKGIPGAAEDLVQITGGDVRVSEYALPGSMELAKNAVKALEGRNAVILANHGALSAGKDLKETLKISLILEKTAKATIYAQLLGGVVPLSQEDIDFMRDFYLNKYGQR; encoded by the coding sequence ATGTACGAAAAAGAAAGAATGGAAGTAATAAATACAGGTATCGAAATGGCTAAGACTAGCTTAGTGGTAGGAACTTGGGGAAATATTAGTAAAAGAATAGATGATAATTTAATAGCAATAACACCAAGTGGAATGGACTATTATTCTCTTAAGCCAGAGGATATTACTATACTCAACATGGATGGAGAAGTAGTTGATGGAGAGAGAAAACCTTCAATAGAATACAATATGCATTTAGAAATATATAAGAATAGAAGTGAAGTAGGAGCAGTTGTTCATACTCATAGTACTTATTGCACTGCTCTTGCAATGGCGAGAAAAGGCATCCCTGGAGCTGCAGAAGATTTAGTTCAAATAACAGGTGGAGACGTTAGAGTTAGTGAGTACGCACTTCCAGGAAGTATGGAACTTGCTAAAAATGCAGTAAAGGCATTAGAAGGAAGAAATGCTGTTATATTAGCAAATCATGGAGCATTGTCAGCAGGAAAGGACTTAAAAGAGACCCTTAAGATATCACTAATACTAGAGAAAACTGCAAAGGCTACTATATATGCACAACTTTTAGGTGGAGTAGTACCATTATCTCAAGAAGACATAGATTTTATGAGAGATTTCTATTTAAATAAATATGGACAAAGATAG
- a CDS encoding MATE family efflux transporter has protein sequence MSRDVNKRENAIIRKKIFSMILPVTMENILQMLAGFVSMAMIGRISAIAIGSLGISTRITQIVWALFKGIATGASVFVAQAYGANNRDKMRKVTVQTLLSSIILVFILQQLLFWKAPFFLKIFNPRDVLLQNGTIHLRTVSWGLPFLTIILIVAGVLQGTGNAKTPMKIALIMNLLNIGFSYTFIFGHFGFKPMGLKGAALATVLSQAIAAIIGLWVLFSKDGILSYSTGSNSFKLDKKEVVSIYKVGLPSSFESIFWQIAAIIITKVILTYGEVAFAAYQLGLQAESISYMPAAGFGVAATTFIGQTLGSGEKELGKKYLKQLVIGTSIITIFTAGMLIFFPEQIMRILTNDAEVIKIGIGYLFVMGFAQLPLNVAGVINGALRGAGYTKVPMIVAGIGLWGIRVPFSLLMAYYFKKDIMALWIIIGIDMATRIITSYVIYRKKDIYSGELLIKEKQ, from the coding sequence ATGAGTAGGGATGTGAACAAAAGAGAAAACGCAATAATCAGAAAAAAGATATTTTCTATGATATTGCCAGTAACTATGGAAAATATTCTTCAAATGTTGGCTGGATTTGTATCTATGGCAATGATAGGAAGGATAAGCGCTATAGCAATAGGTTCTCTGGGGATAAGTACTAGAATTACTCAGATAGTATGGGCTCTTTTCAAGGGAATTGCTACTGGGGCATCTGTGTTCGTGGCTCAAGCTTATGGAGCTAATAATCGAGATAAGATGAGAAAGGTAACAGTACAAACGCTCTTGTCTTCTATAATATTAGTATTTATTCTTCAACAATTGTTATTTTGGAAGGCGCCATTTTTCTTGAAGATATTCAATCCAAGAGATGTTCTTTTGCAGAATGGAACTATACATTTGAGAACGGTTTCTTGGGGATTGCCATTTTTAACTATAATCCTCATAGTAGCAGGAGTACTTCAGGGAACTGGAAATGCTAAAACCCCTATGAAAATTGCTTTAATAATGAATTTACTCAATATAGGTTTTAGCTATACTTTCATATTTGGACATTTTGGCTTTAAGCCAATGGGACTTAAAGGGGCAGCTCTTGCGACAGTATTGTCCCAAGCTATAGCAGCTATCATAGGATTGTGGGTTTTATTTAGCAAAGATGGAATATTAAGTTATTCAACTGGTTCAAATTCATTTAAACTAGACAAAAAAGAAGTAGTTTCTATATACAAGGTGGGACTTCCATCTTCATTTGAGTCTATATTTTGGCAAATTGCTGCTATTATTATTACTAAGGTTATCCTTACCTATGGGGAAGTAGCTTTTGCAGCTTATCAATTAGGACTTCAAGCAGAGTCAATATCATATATGCCAGCTGCAGGATTCGGGGTAGCAGCTACTACATTTATTGGGCAAACCTTGGGATCTGGTGAGAAAGAATTAGGAAAGAAATATTTAAAACAGCTGGTAATAGGTACATCTATTATCACCATATTTACAGCTGGAATGCTTATATTTTTCCCAGAACAAATCATGAGAATACTTACTAATGACGCAGAGGTTATTAAGATAGGTATTGGATATCTATTTGTCATGGGTTTTGCTCAGTTACCTCTCAATGTAGCAGGAGTAATCAATGGCGCATTACGAGGTGCAGGATATACAAAGGTTCCTATGATTGTAGCTGGAATAGGTCTTTGGGGTATACGAGTTCCATTTTCTCTACTGATGGCTTACTATTTCAAAAAAGATATTATGGCATTGTGGATTATAATAGGTATAGATATGGCTACAAGAATAATAACTAGCTATGTAATATATAGAAAAAAAGATATATATAGTGGAGAATTGTTAATAAAAGAGAAGCAATAG
- a CDS encoding trans-sulfuration enzyme family protein — translation MNLDNKYKKNTLLIHGGQVGNNPEKALNPPIFQTSTFVFDSIEDVAKVMNFESDDYVYTRGNNPTLRLFENKMAVLEEGVGSVAFASGMAAVSSVLFSLLKPGDEVIGNSTLYGSTYNVIKNLLPQYGVKSKLIDLTNLELLENSISENTKVIYFETPSNPNLNIIDIKGVCEIAKEKNIKVVVDNTFATPYFQRPLLLGADVVVHSATKYISGHGDVVGGVAIAKKLDYVHKLKFDYMCEFGGVMSPFNAWLLLRGLKTLGVRMREHEKNALLLAKYLEKHPKVKNVYYPGLPSFKGHNIAKSQMEGFGGIIAFEVEGGLEAAKKVVNGVKLMKLAVSLGDCETLIELPAAMTHLGYPTEKLKEFGLTESMIRISVGLEDIEDIIEDIENALR, via the coding sequence GTGAACTTGGATAATAAATATAAAAAGAACACTCTATTAATCCACGGTGGACAAGTGGGAAATAATCCTGAAAAGGCATTAAATCCTCCTATTTTTCAAACTTCAACATTTGTTTTTGATAGTATTGAAGATGTAGCTAAAGTAATGAATTTTGAAAGTGATGATTATGTCTACACTAGAGGAAATAATCCTACACTTAGATTATTTGAAAATAAAATGGCAGTTCTTGAAGAAGGAGTAGGCTCAGTTGCTTTTGCTTCAGGAATGGCTGCAGTTTCAAGTGTACTATTTTCACTATTAAAACCTGGTGATGAAGTCATAGGAAATAGTACCCTATATGGTTCAACTTATAATGTAATCAAAAATCTATTACCTCAATATGGTGTTAAATCCAAACTAATAGATTTAACCAATTTAGAATTACTTGAAAATTCTATTAGCGAAAATACTAAGGTTATTTATTTTGAAACTCCATCAAATCCTAATTTAAATATAATTGACATAAAAGGGGTTTGTGAGATAGCAAAGGAAAAAAATATAAAGGTAGTAGTTGACAATACCTTTGCAACTCCTTATTTTCAAAGGCCATTATTATTAGGAGCAGATGTAGTAGTTCACAGTGCTACAAAATACATCTCAGGTCATGGAGATGTAGTAGGAGGAGTGGCAATAGCAAAAAAATTAGACTATGTACACAAGTTAAAATTTGACTACATGTGTGAGTTTGGTGGCGTTATGAGTCCTTTTAATGCATGGCTATTACTTAGAGGACTTAAAACTTTAGGAGTTAGAATGAGGGAACATGAAAAAAATGCATTATTGTTAGCTAAGTATTTAGAGAAACATCCAAAAGTCAAAAATGTCTACTATCCAGGACTACCAAGCTTTAAAGGCCATAATATAGCTAAAAGTCAAATGGAAGGCTTTGGAGGAATAATTGCTTTTGAAGTAGAAGGTGGCCTAGAAGCTGCAAAAAAGGTAGTCAATGGAGTTAAACTAATGAAGTTAGCAGTAAGCTTGGGAGACTGTGAAACACTAATAGAACTTCCAGCTGCCATGACCCATTTAGGATACCCTACAGAAAAGCTTAAAGAATTTGGACTAACAGAAAGCATGATAAGAATATCTGTAGGATTAGAAGATATTGAAGACATAATAGAAGATATAGAAAACGCATTAAGGTGA
- a CDS encoding isochorismatase family cysteine hydrolase, whose amino-acid sequence MKALLILDMQKGFFNNKQFFEQQEIVKRMIAEFKNRGDKIIAFKHIDKIEGSIIEYGTDDSELLDYIEVDSDIVIEKDSPIAFMNTNLDNLLKKNQIDHLFIVGFNTEYCCMFTSIAARDRGYKVTFIEDGTGTVNDMETYEMPNLDIQDFVGSVLNWSNIIEVLYYEEYVEKYE is encoded by the coding sequence ATGAAAGCGTTGTTGATATTAGATATGCAAAAAGGATTTTTTAATAATAAACAGTTCTTTGAGCAACAAGAAATTGTTAAAAGGATGATAGCTGAATTTAAAAACAGAGGAGATAAAATAATTGCATTTAAACATATTGATAAAATAGAAGGTAGTATTATAGAATATGGGACAGATGATAGTGAGCTTCTTGATTATATAGAAGTTGATAGTGATATTGTCATTGAAAAGGATAGTCCAATAGCTTTTATGAATACTAATTTAGATAATTTGTTAAAGAAAAATCAGATAGATCACTTGTTTATTGTTGGTTTTAATACTGAATATTGCTGTATGTTTACTTCTATTGCTGCTAGAGATAGAGGATATAAAGTTACTTTCATAGAGGATGGTACAGGGACAGTTAATGATATGGAAACCTATGAAATGCCTAATCTTGATATTCAAGATTTCGTTGGCTCTGTGCTTAATTGGTCTAATATTATTGAAGTTCTTTATTATGAGGAATATGTTGAAAAATATGAATAG
- a CDS encoding alpha/beta fold hydrolase — MKNNWNYLGNYYSHWTNYPIANMFLENGYNVVSYDQRSSGENTAQYTTFGYLESDDLADCVEYLKDNINDNNKIGIWGTSYGGATVGIYFLIIQMYMKEIYLNS; from the coding sequence ATTAAAAATAATTGGAATTACCTTGGGAATTATTATAGTCATTGGACAAATTATCCAATAGCTAATATGTTTTTGGAAAATGGATATAATGTTGTTTCATATGATCAACGAAGTTCTGGAGAAAATACAGCACAATATACTACATTTGGTTATTTAGAAAGTGATGACTTAGCAGATTGTGTAGAATATTTAAAAGATAATATTAATGATAATAATAAGATTGGGATATGGGGAACTTCATATGGGGGAGCAACTGTGGGAATATATTTTTTGATTATCCAGATGTATATGAAAGAAATATACTTGAATTCATAG